In Sander lucioperca isolate FBNREF2018 chromosome 21, SLUC_FBN_1.2, whole genome shotgun sequence, the following proteins share a genomic window:
- the LOC116059698 gene encoding heterogeneous nuclear ribonucleoprotein A0, producing the protein MEVKTSKTRVYISLPKKYVAAFAKHYELDHWLVIKELNPYVNERYVRAYFREWGTVTACKIKMRPNLEGKKAVAYVRFSTEDEADRAEWAGPHYIGGDVEVKQVVSPKMEDSDEEATAAVAMPQPRRSMGLGYLLEDAQWL; encoded by the exons ATGGAAGTGAAGACATCTAAAACAAGAGTGTACATCAGTCTTCCAAAGAAATATGTTGCTGCTTTTGCTAAACATTATGAACTG GACCATTGGTTGGTTATAAAAGAGCTGAACCCCTATGTAAATGAAAGATATGTACGAGCTTACTTTCGAGAATGGGGCACTGTCACAGCATGTAAG ATTAAGATGCGCCCCAACTTGGAGGGAAAGAAGGCAGTGGCGTATGTGAGGTTTTCTACAGAGGATGAAGCGGACAGAGCAGAATGGGCTGGTCCTCACTACATTGGAGGCGATGTGGAAGTAAAACAAGTTGTTAGTCCAAAG ATGGAGGATTCAGATGAGGAGGCCACCGCAGCCGTTGCTATGCCTCAACCACGCCGTTCAATGGGCTTGGGCTACTTACTGGAAGATGCTCAGTGGTTATGA
- the cenpx gene encoding centromere protein X — MTNPYAAERQISHSVENMAEKDAELGFKKETVSKLLSSSFKEDKTRLSGDAALLMAELLKVFVQEAAVRSQKQAESEDCDQVDIEHFEKILPQLLLDF; from the exons ATGACAAATCCCTACGCAGCAGAGCGCCAAATTTCTCACAGCGTAgaaaacatggcggagaaagaCGCAGAACTTGGATTCAAAAAG GAGACAGTAAGCAAACTCTTGTCAAGTTCCTTCAAGGAGGACAAAACCAGAT TAAGTGGTGATGCTGCGCTGCTCATGGCAGAGTTGCTAAAAGTATTTGTCCAAG AGGCTGCTGTGAGATCACAAAAACAAGCTGAGTCTGAGGACTGCGACCAAGTAGACATCGAGCACTTTGAAAAGATCCTGCCTCAGCTG CTGCTGGACTTCTAG